A single Drosophila miranda strain MSH22 chromosome XR, D.miranda_PacBio2.1, whole genome shotgun sequence DNA region contains:
- the LOC108152067 gene encoding geranylgeranyl pyrophosphate synthase isoform X1: MEELNSILQKTKDKSTQKEQDEILLQPFTYIQQIPGKQFRSELALAFNHWLLIPAEKLAQIGDIVQMLHNSSLLIDDIEDNSILRRGVPVAHSIYGVASTINAANYALFLALEKVQLLGHPEATKVYTEQLLELHRGQGMEIYWRDSFTCPSESDYKLMTVRKTGGLFMLAIRLMQLFSANKEDYSKLTAILGLYFQIRDDYCNLSLKEYTENKSFAEDLTEGKFGFPVIHAVRSQKQDKQVLHILRQRTHDIEVKKYCISLLEKLGSFQYTRKVLETLDAEARAEVMRLGSNPYMDRLLNKLLSWKTSDSVSITQSNQINHNNVTARNSPNQNTLNCN, from the exons ATGGAAGAACTGAACAGTATATTGCAGAAAACCAAAGATAAATCAACGCAAAAAGAGCAGGATGAG ATTCTGCTGCAGCCCTTCACATACATACAACAGATTCCTGGCAAACAATTTCGCTCCGAGCTGGCCTTGGCCTTCAATCACTGGTTGCTCATACCGGCCGAAAAGTTGGCGCAGATTGGCGACATTGTACAAATGCTGCATAATTCCAGTTTGCT CATTGATGATATTGAAGACAATTCGATCCTTCGCAGAGGTGTGCCCGTGGCCCATTCAATCTATGGCGTGGCTAGCACCATAAATGCGGCTAACTATGCCCTGTTTCTGGCGCTGGAGAAGGTGCAGCTGCTGGGACATCCAGAA GCAACCAAAGTGTATACGGAACAACTGCTGGAGCTGCATCGAGGCCAGGGAATGGAGATCTACTGGCGGGATAGCTTCACATGCCCCTCCGAATCGGATTACAAACTGATGACTGTACGCAAGACTGGCGGCCTGTTCATGCTGGCAATTCGCCTCATGCAGCTGTTTAGTGCCAACAAGGAGGATTACTCAAAGCTGACTGCAATTCTGGGACTGTACTTTCAAATTCGTGATGACTACTGTAATTTGAGTTTGAAAGAG TACACGGAGAACAAGAGCTTCGCTGAGGATCTGACGGAGGGCAAGTTCGGTTTCCCAGTGATCCATGCGGTGCGTTCGCAAAAGCAGGACAAACAGGTTCTAC ACATATTACGCCAGCGCACGCACGACATTGAGGTCAAGAAGTACTGCATCAGTTTGCTGGAAAAGCTGGGAAGTTTTCAGTACACACGCAAGGTTCTCGAGACGCTTGATGCGGAGGCGCGGGCAGAG GTGATGCGTCTGGGTAGCAATCCGTACATGGACCGGCTGCTCAATAAGCTGCTCTCGTGGAAGACCAGCGACAGTGTCAGCATTACGCAATCGAATCAGATCAATCACAACAACGTGACAGCCCGCAACAGCCCCAACCAGAACACACTTAACTGCAATTAA
- the LOC108152067 gene encoding geranylgeranyl pyrophosphate synthase isoform X2 — translation MEELNSILQKTKDKSTQKEQDEILLQPFTYIQQIPGKQFRSELALAFNHWLLIPAEKLAQIGDIVQMLHNSSLLGVPVAHSIYGVASTINAANYALFLALEKVQLLGHPEATKVYTEQLLELHRGQGMEIYWRDSFTCPSESDYKLMTVRKTGGLFMLAIRLMQLFSANKEDYSKLTAILGLYFQIRDDYCNLSLKEYTENKSFAEDLTEGKFGFPVIHAVRSQKQDKQVLHILRQRTHDIEVKKYCISLLEKLGSFQYTRKVLETLDAEARAEVMRLGSNPYMDRLLNKLLSWKTSDSVSITQSNQINHNNVTARNSPNQNTLNCN, via the exons ATGGAAGAACTGAACAGTATATTGCAGAAAACCAAAGATAAATCAACGCAAAAAGAGCAGGATGAG ATTCTGCTGCAGCCCTTCACATACATACAACAGATTCCTGGCAAACAATTTCGCTCCGAGCTGGCCTTGGCCTTCAATCACTGGTTGCTCATACCGGCCGAAAAGTTGGCGCAGATTGGCGACATTGTACAAATGCTGCATAATTCCAGTTTGCT AGGTGTGCCCGTGGCCCATTCAATCTATGGCGTGGCTAGCACCATAAATGCGGCTAACTATGCCCTGTTTCTGGCGCTGGAGAAGGTGCAGCTGCTGGGACATCCAGAA GCAACCAAAGTGTATACGGAACAACTGCTGGAGCTGCATCGAGGCCAGGGAATGGAGATCTACTGGCGGGATAGCTTCACATGCCCCTCCGAATCGGATTACAAACTGATGACTGTACGCAAGACTGGCGGCCTGTTCATGCTGGCAATTCGCCTCATGCAGCTGTTTAGTGCCAACAAGGAGGATTACTCAAAGCTGACTGCAATTCTGGGACTGTACTTTCAAATTCGTGATGACTACTGTAATTTGAGTTTGAAAGAG TACACGGAGAACAAGAGCTTCGCTGAGGATCTGACGGAGGGCAAGTTCGGTTTCCCAGTGATCCATGCGGTGCGTTCGCAAAAGCAGGACAAACAGGTTCTAC ACATATTACGCCAGCGCACGCACGACATTGAGGTCAAGAAGTACTGCATCAGTTTGCTGGAAAAGCTGGGAAGTTTTCAGTACACACGCAAGGTTCTCGAGACGCTTGATGCGGAGGCGCGGGCAGAG GTGATGCGTCTGGGTAGCAATCCGTACATGGACCGGCTGCTCAATAAGCTGCTCTCGTGGAAGACCAGCGACAGTGTCAGCATTACGCAATCGAATCAGATCAATCACAACAACGTGACAGCCCGCAACAGCCCCAACCAGAACACACTTAACTGCAATTAA
- the LOC108152065 gene encoding uncharacterized protein LOC108152065: MTPETMKHRSLYAYTIALVLVWLAVLQLHLAAAVAATTESALSTLSPSAAASRNANPLTEAKHELNCKALCEHCGCLGFYCGEECLCECNNENSDTECIRTMQANAKTLNSPFQILIQGPSSNRFVRNAQQFEQRRDLVTRSATGLKTARNRRNTITIYKPSRSASKKTASQLTVNALETPSKVTKESELARHKRSVDHLEWFNDFASTLVRPSPLGTRGQKQREPKPAAFKRQAAPVEPITVTRREPWFFEQNGTPLLRPAPLQKRQQAIRDSKRSWKTKKTTSRQAASMEQSQKEANKFGRDIRPLQDAMQAVERIPRVLQDTVSHLSSDNNSGDVFSLNIMNDDDVERKGQAPVPRRPSGRSMSFYRNDISPEAVTLAPAKGLAPPAPLLPQRGLLFPWLRQQRLMRLQQVRGNQ, from the coding sequence ATGACACCGGAAACGATGAAACATCGCAGCCTCTACGCCTACACCATAGCCCTAGTCTTGGTTTGGCTGGCAGTCCTTCAACTGCATCTGGCTGCTGCAGTGGCTGCAACCACGGAATCCGCGCTCTCCACTTTATCGCCGTCAGCGGCAGCATCTCGTAATGCTAATCCCCTGACGGAGGCCAAGCACGAGCTGAACTGCAAAGCCCTCTGCGAGCACTGCGGCTGTTTGGGCTTCTACTGCGGGGAAGAGTGTCTCTGTGAGTGCAACAACGAGAACTCGGACACGGAATGCATTCGCACCATGCAGGCAAACGCGAAAACACTGAACAGTCCCTTTCAGATTCTCATACAGGGCCCGAGCAGCAACCGATTCGTCCGCAATGCCCAGCAGTTTGAGCAGAGACGGGATCTGGTGACCAGGAGTGCCACTGGCCTGAAGACCGCTCGTAATCGTCGAAACACCATTACCATCTATAAGCCCTCAAGGTCGGCTAGCAAGAAGACAGCCAGTCAACTGACGGTCAATGCTCTGGAAACACCCTCGAAAGTGACCAAGGAATCGGAGCTAGCAAGGCATAAGCGATCTGTAGATCACCTGGAGTGGTTCAACGATTTTGCCAGTACATTGGTGCGCCCTTCTCCTTTGGGGACACGTGGCCAGAAGCAGCGGGAGCCCAAGCCCGCGGCATTCAAACGCCAAGCCGCTCCAGTGGAGCCTATCACAGTTACACGTCGGGAACCTTGGTTCTTTGAGCAGAATGGCACACCCCTCCTACGTCCTGCACCCCTGCAGAAGCGACAGCAGGCGATTCGTGACAGCAAAAGGTCCTGGAAAACCAAGAAGACTACGTCCCGCCAGGCCGCATCCATGGAACAGTCGCAGAAAGAAGCAAACAAGTTTGGGCGGGATATTAGACCGCTGCAAGATGCAATGCAAGCGGTGGAGCGTATTCCGCGCGTCCTCCAGGACACTGTGAGCCATTTGTCGTCAGACAACAACAGCGGGGATGTCTTCAGCCTGAACATCATGAACGATGATGACGTTGAGCGCAAGGGGCAGGCACCTGTTCCTCGTCGCCCCAGTGGCCGCTCCATGAGCTTTTACCGCAACGACATTAGTCCCGAAGCTGTGACCCTAGCTCCTGCTAAAGGTCTCGCACCTCCCGCTCCGCTATTACCCCAACGTGGCCTCCTCTTCCCTTGGCTGCGGCAACAGCGCTTGATGCGTCTTCAGCAAGTTCGCGGAAATCAGTAG
- the LOC108152068 gene encoding signal recognition particle 19 kDa protein: MAEPLPMRINWNPDLKHNQMERWICIYPAYINSKKTRQEGRRLPKENCVENPHYHEMRDVLSVTNMHFLVETLKYPREISREAQFRGRIRVQLRNADGTLCSKDFPSRESIMQYIAGKIPQLKTRQNKSADSFHQPQLQSSGSGASGGGSGGGGGGGKKGKGKRR; the protein is encoded by the exons ATGGCAGAACCACTTCCCATGCGCATCAATTGGAATCCTGATTTGAAACACAATCAAATGGAGCG CTGGATATGCATTTACCCCGCCTATATCAATAGCAAGAAGACTCGCCAGGAAGGTCGTCGGCTGCCCAAGGAGAACTGCGTCGAGAATCCACACTACCACGAGATGCGAGATGTTCTGTCGGTGACCAACATGCACTTTCTGGTGGAGACACTTAAATATCCCCGCGAAATCAGCAGGGAGGCGCAATTCCGAGGCCGGATTCGCGTCCAACTCCGCAATGCCGATGGCACGTTGTGCAGCAAAGACTTTCCCTCGCGAGAATCTATCATGCAGTACATTGCCGGTAAAATACCCCAGCTGAAGACGCGCCAGAACAAGTCGGCGGATTCTTTCCATCAGCCCCAACTGCAGTCAAGCGGCTCTGGAGCTAGCGGCGGCGGgagtggtggtggtggtggcggcggcAAGAAGGGCAAAGGCAAGCGCCGCTGA